The stretch of DNA CCTTCGCCGACCGGATGATCAGATATCTTGCCACCTTGGTATCCCCCGTCTCAGGATTTGACGGAACCGCAACCGGCTGCCAGCGATGTGGTGGCCGTTCGGCCCACCTCACGCTGTTCGATTTGCCGTCGGGGAACATTGAGGCAGATCAAACATCGCCAGATCCACCCCGAGGGCCTCGGTTCGATCCGATGCGCCCTGGGCACCACGGCAAGGGTACCGCCGATTTCCGGGCAATGCGCGATCCCGCCAGATGACAGCAACGCGGCGGGACCGGCGCGCCGGGGGGCCGAATTCTCACCCCCCGCCCACGGCGCCCCGATCACCCCCTGCTCGATGCGGCTTCGCGGTCATCCGGCGCATCTGGTCCGTGTCATCCCGACATGCGCGGCGGAAGCGGTCGTCAGGCCACAGGGAACATGGCATTCCGGGAAAGCGGCGAGGACAAGGTTATGTCTTTCATCTGAAAGCCAAGGGGTATATGTTTCCCTGTGAAAGGATTGCGCCATGACCCAGCCACGCAACATCGCACCACAGCCGGATCGGGGCATCGTCCTGACAAGGGCCGCTCTCAGGGCAGCCGAGCGGCTGGGGATATCGGGGCGCCAGCTTGCGGAAATCGTCGGCGTCTCGGAGGCGACCATCTCTAGGTGGAGGCGCAACGAGGCCGCGCTTGAAGTGGACTCGAAGCCGTTCCAGATCGCCGCGCTGTTCGTCCGCGCCTTCCGGTCGCTCGACGCCATCACCGGTGGCGACGAAACCGTTGCCCGCATCTGGCTGAAGGCGCCCAACACCGCCCTGGCGGCACGCCCGATCGAGCGCATGGTCACGGTTCAAGGACTTGTCGATGTCACGACCTACCTGGACGGCAGACGCGCTCCGATCTGAGGCGCGGCCCTATGCAGGTTCGGCCTGGCGCCTGGTCGAGGCGCAGCACATGGTCTCGACGATGAAGCTGGTGGATGGCACCGCCGAGCAATCCGTGCTCGAGGACATTCTCGAGAACACCAAGCCGCCGGTTCCGCAGGAATGTCGCCACCTCGACTACCTGCTCGCCACCCCGTTCCGGTATCGGCCTTATCCCCTTGGGTCCCGCTTCCGTCGCGCCGGGCTGACGCCCGGGGTCTGGTACGGGGCCGAGCACCCGGAGACGGCGGCGGCCGAGATGGTGTTCTACCGCTACCTTTTCCACGCCGAAAGCCCCGAGACGCCGTTCCCGGACGACGCGGCCGAGTACACCGCATTCTCGGCATCGGTCTCGACGCCTGTCGCGGTCGACGTGACGGCGGGTGCGCTCGCCGAGGACGAGGGGAGTTGGACCCACCTGACGGAGTATGGCCCGTGCCAGGACCTGGCCGATACGGTGCGGGGGATCGGCGGAGAGGCGATCCGCTACATCTCCGTCCGGGACCCGGAGAGGCGCGCGAACCTGGCCGTCCTTTCCTGTCGCGCCTTCGCCGAAGCCCATCCGGTCGAGCGTCAGACATGGCGCATCCGCATCGGGGACACCGGTGCGCAGGCCTTGCGGGAACACCCCAGGCTGGGGCTCGACTTCGCTCGGGATGCCTTTTCCCTGGATCCAAGGCTTGGGGGGATGGTCTGGGAAAGGCGCCCGGCGAAGCGAGAGACATCACGAGGTCCGGCGCCCTGACCCAGGCATCGACTGGCAGGCCCGGGCACGATCGCGGCAAGGTCCGCAACGTGCCAAGGACCGGGGGGCACAATCAGCCCTTCAGCCCGGGCCTGCACGGATATCGCCGGCGCCGAGCGGTCGGGGGCGCGGGCATCGGATCGACACCGACCGGACCCCGGTCGTGGCCGGGCGGAATTTCCGCGACAGGCAGCGGGGGGATCCAGCGTCGCCGCCAGAGGGCGTATCGCGGCACGCGTGCTGGTCTGCCCCGCCAGGCTGCGTTTCTTGATCCGCAGGCGCCGCTGTCCTGCCGCATGCGGCATGGCCCCGGGCAACGCCGCCCCCGAAGTCAGCCCTTCACGGCACCTGCCGTCATGCCGCTTACGATGAAGCGATTGGCCGTGAGGGCAAACAATATGACGGGCGCGATCACCAGCACGGCATAGGCGGCGATGATGCCGTACTCGGCCCCCGCCTCGGCCCCGCCCAGAAAGCGGGTGATGCCCACCGTCAGCGGTTGAGCGTTGCTGCCCGCAAGAAACAGCGCGAAGAGGTATTCGTTCCACGAGATGATGAAGACGAGGATCGCGAGTGCGATGACGCCCGAGCGTACCACCGGCAGCGACACGTTCCAGAACAGGTTCCAGGGCGTGCAGCCATCCACGATACCCGCTTCCTCCAACTCTCCCGGTACCGTGTCGAAGAAGCCCACCAGCATCCAGGTGGCGAACGGAATATGGATCGACAGATGCGCCAGCAGCAGGCCGAAGCGCGAGCCCGTCAGGCCAAGATTGACGAAGATCAGGAACATCGGCAGCGCAAGCACGACATAGGGGATGAAGCGCATCGCAAGCACGCCGTAGGACACCGCAGAGCGTGCCCGCCCCGAGATCTTGGTCAGCCCGTAGGCCAGTGGCACGCAGACCACCAGCGTGATGATGACGGCCGCGCCCGAGATGATGAGCGAGTTGGTGAAGAAGAACCAGAAATCCCCCCGCGAGAAGGCCTGCGCGAAATTCTCCAGCGTGAAATCGCGCAGAAGCAGCAGATCCAGCGGGCTGCGGAACAGCGCGGTGCTGTTGAGGCTGGCCGCAAGCAGCATGACCGGGGGCAGGATGCAGATGATCAGCCACACCGCCAGCAGGACATGGACGCCCCAGACGGTGGCGCGCTTCTTCAGCCCGGCGGTGATCATGCCTCGTGCCTCCCTGTCTTGCGGTAAAGCGTGATGTAGACCCAGGCGACGACCGCCATGATGATGAACATGGTGAATGCGATGGTGTTCGCCATGCCCATGTCCTGGTTGGCGATGCCCCGGTTGTAGGCGAAGATC from Halovulum dunhuangense encodes:
- a CDS encoding MbcA/ParS/Xre antitoxin family protein produces the protein MTQPRNIAPQPDRGIVLTRAALRAAERLGISGRQLAEIVGVSEATISRWRRNEAALEVDSKPFQIAALFVRAFRSLDAITGGDETVARIWLKAPNTALAARPIERMVTVQGLVDVTTYLDGRRAPI
- a CDS encoding RES family NAD+ phosphorylase, whose protein sequence is MSRPTWTADALRSEARPYAGSAWRLVEAQHMVSTMKLVDGTAEQSVLEDILENTKPPVPQECRHLDYLLATPFRYRPYPLGSRFRRAGLTPGVWYGAEHPETAAAEMVFYRYLFHAESPETPFPDDAAEYTAFSASVSTPVAVDVTAGALAEDEGSWTHLTEYGPCQDLADTVRGIGGEAIRYISVRDPERRANLAVLSCRAFAEAHPVERQTWRIRIGDTGAQALREHPRLGLDFARDAFSLDPRLGGMVWERRPAKRETSRGPAP
- a CDS encoding carbohydrate ABC transporter permease; protein product: MITAGLKKRATVWGVHVLLAVWLIICILPPVMLLAASLNSTALFRSPLDLLLLRDFTLENFAQAFSRGDFWFFFTNSLIISGAAVIITLVVCVPLAYGLTKISGRARSAVSYGVLAMRFIPYVVLALPMFLIFVNLGLTGSRFGLLLAHLSIHIPFATWMLVGFFDTVPGELEEAGIVDGCTPWNLFWNVSLPVVRSGVIALAILVFIISWNEYLFALFLAGSNAQPLTVGITRFLGGAEAGAEYGIIAAYAVLVIAPVILFALTANRFIVSGMTAGAVKG